Part of the Paenibacillus terrae HPL-003 genome is shown below.
TTTGATCCGACGTTCCCAATTAAGATTTTTCTGTATTTTCCATTTGTGCAATACCGTACGTAATCAATTCTCTCATCCTGTCCAAACGTCCGTCACAATAAAGAAAGCCGAACAGTCCCTCCAGCGCAGTAGCATGACGATACTCAAGCACATCGGCATTCTTGGGCAGGCTTCCTGACTTGGCATTTCTGCCTTGTCTGACAATATCACGTTCTTCCTCCGTCAGCACCGTCTCCAGCAGCACGAGCATACGGCTCTGCGCCTTGGCAGAGACCAGCCCTGTCGCTCGGCGATGCAAATGATTGGGGCGCAGGTTGGGCTGCGCCAGCAAATATTGCCGCACCGCGACCTCATACACGGCATCGCCAATGTAGGCTAACGCAATGGGAGGCATCAGTCGAGCCGGTTTGGACGCAGGATACGGGAACCAGTTTCCCGCACCTTCCGAAGCCCCCGTGTTCAATGGCTTATCACTCATTTTCGCCGCCACCGCATACCCTGCGCTGTATCCTCAAGCACGATTCCTTTGACAGCGAGCAGATCGCGAATTTCATCGGCTCTGCCCCAGTTCTTAGTTTTACGAGCTTCGACACGCTCTGCGATTAATTGCTCAATTTCATCATCCAGCAGCTCTTCTTTAGGTTCCGAATATATGCGAAGTACTTTATTCATCGAATGGAAGGTATGCAACACGGCCTTTAATTCCGCCTGATTGACAACATCACGCTGCAACAAATGGTTGGCTTCGCTGACCCATTCGAATACCGCAGTAATCGCATCAGGTGTATTGAAATCATCATCCATTTTTTCGACAAACTGCTGCAAAATTCCGTCAAGCTTCGTTTGCAGCTCGACCGATACTTCTTCATTACCTTTCAACGCACTAGCTAAACGATGCTGCACGTTGGCCACTGCATTGGCAATCCGTTCGACACTGTTCTCCGCCTGACTCATCGTCTCATGATTGTAGTTCAACGGATTCCGATAATGCGTCGACAGCATAAAATAACGTAAAGCCTCGGGCTTGTGACGAGCACGTAGATCTTTAACCAAAATACCATTACCGAGTGATTTCGACATTTTTTCATTATCAATGCGAATATATCCGTTATGCATCCAGTAACGGGCCAATGGCTTACCCGTAATCACCTCGGATTGTGCGCATTCGCATTCATGATGTGGGAATTGCAAATCCTGTCCGCCCCCGTGAATATCCAGCGTATCCCCCAAATAGTGGCGGGCCATGGCAGAGCATTCGATATGCCAGCCTGGGCGACCGTCGCCCCAAGGACTTGACCAATAAATTTCTCCTGGCTTGGCAGCCTTCCAGAGTACAAAATCCTCGGCATTTTCCTTTCGTTCATCTACATTAATGCGAATCCCGAACTGAAGCTCCTCCAGATTCTGACCCGACAGCTGACCGTAGCATTTGAATTTTTTCGTCCTATAAAACACGTCGCCATCATTCTCATAGGCATATCCTTTATCTACCAGTTCCTTAATGAATTCAATAATCAGATCCATACTCTCGGTTACACGCGGATTCATGCTGGCGGCAGGAACATTCAATCCTGTCAGATCCTCATGGTAGGCTGCAATAAATTTCTCGGCAACTGCCGAAACATCCATATCTAGTTCCCGAGCTTTGCGGATCAGCTTATCATCGACATCCGTAAAATTCACCACATAGTTCACATCATAACCCAAATACTCCAGGTAGCTGCGCACCACGTCAAACACAATTACAGGTCGTGCATTACCAATATGAATGTAATCATACACGGTAGGTCCGCATACATACATTTTAACCTTTCCAGGCTCTAGTGGAACAAAAGGCTCTCGGCTCCTCGTCATTGTATTATAAATTTGAAGCGGCATCGTTATGTTCCTCCCTCATGAAAATCATCCTTGTAATTTATTCTCTTGAGCCACCTGATGTTTCTGAGCAGATCGCTCATCCCTCAAATCAGACAATTCTACACGTAATCGTTCTATTTCCAATTGAAGCTCCCGGATAGAATCCACAACCGGATCAGGCAGCTGGTGACTAAGTCGGTCTGGACGTCTGCCATCTTGTCTGACCACTCGCCCCGGGATCCCCACCACTGTACTGTTTGGCGGAACCTCTTTAAGTACAACCGAGTTGGAGCCAATGTTGGACTGCGCCCCAATTGTAAAAGAGCCCAATATCTTTGCGCCGGAGCCTATAACAACATTATTCCCAATGGTGGGATGGCGCTTCCCCTTCTCTTTCCCCGTCCCTCCAAGAGTGACCCCCTGGTATAACACAACATCGTCGCCGATCTCACAGGTTTCGCCGATGACCACTCCCATGCCATGGTCAATGAACAGCCGATCTCCGATACGAGCGCCGGGATGGATTTCAATTCCTGTCATAAACCTCGATACCTGAGATATAAAACGGGCTAGAGTACACCACTTTCGCAAATAAAACCAATGTGCGATTCGGTGTGCCCAAAGGGCATGAACGCCGGAATACGTAAAAATAACCTCCAGCTTACTCCGGGCGGCCGGATCATTATCCAAAACAGTTTGAATGTCGGATTTGATATGTCTGAACATGTCGCCCTCCTATTTCCCCCATTTCCTTGCCGTATCTTCACACAACTCCATGTTTCGCCAATTTTCGCGTTCGTCAGCACGCTTCGACATTTTTCACCTTTAACGAGCTTGAGTCTGATAAAAATGAAAAAGCGCCTCCGCAGCCTAGGCTGCAGAGACGCATGAACGTGGTCCCACTCTGCTTCGGGCATACCTGCTGCATATAAGCAGAGAAGCCCGTCTTTGGCGTCCGGTAACGAGAACGATTCGGCACACCCTTGCCATATTAGCAGTCGACGCTAATTAGGGTTCGGGCGCACGGCTCCCAGGTGCATTTCCTCCGCAGGTCATCTGGACGGCTTCCAGCCCCGGGGTTCCCCTCGGCCGTCCTCTCTGGCAAATGCCCTTATGCAGTGTACTTCTCCTGTTCTCAGCCTTTACACGTAAATATCAATCCGTATCAATGGAGTCATTATAGCGAAAAGACAACAAATTGACAAGAAATATCAGCCTTTAATTTGTGCCCTGAGACGGTCCAGCACCTTGTCACGTCCGAGCAAAAAGATCGTTTCATTCAAATCTCGTCCATGCGTTTGACCTGTAAGGGCCACACGAATCGGCATAAACAACTGTTTCCCTTTAAAGCCGGTTTCCTTTTGAACTTCCTTGATCAGCTTGGCCATTTGTGGAGCCGTAAATTCCTCACTCACTTCCACCTTACCAGCAAAAGCTTTAAGCACCTCAGGAACCTGCTCTTCTGCCAGCACAGCCGCAGCTTCCGCATCAAGCTCCAGATGCGTACGGAAAAACAACTCAGACAAAACCACAATGTCGGACGCAGAGTTCATTTGTTCCTGATACAAGCGAACAAGAGCCTTGGCCCAGTCCTGCCGCTCCGCAGATAATTCAGCCGGCAAAAGTCCCGCTGTCTGCAAATGAGGAATCGCCATGCTGGCAATTCGCTCAGGATCAGCCTTTTTAATATAGTGATTGTTCAGGTAAGCAAGCTTGTTCGTATCAAATACGGCCGGGCTTTTGGACAAACGATTGGGATCGAAAA
Proteins encoded:
- the cysS gene encoding cysteine--tRNA ligase translates to MPLQIYNTMTRSREPFVPLEPGKVKMYVCGPTVYDYIHIGNARPVIVFDVVRSYLEYLGYDVNYVVNFTDVDDKLIRKARELDMDVSAVAEKFIAAYHEDLTGLNVPAASMNPRVTESMDLIIEFIKELVDKGYAYENDGDVFYRTKKFKCYGQLSGQNLEELQFGIRINVDERKENAEDFVLWKAAKPGEIYWSSPWGDGRPGWHIECSAMARHYLGDTLDIHGGGQDLQFPHHECECAQSEVITGKPLARYWMHNGYIRIDNEKMSKSLGNGILVKDLRARHKPEALRYFMLSTHYRNPLNYNHETMSQAENSVERIANAVANVQHRLASALKGNEEVSVELQTKLDGILQQFVEKMDDDFNTPDAITAVFEWVSEANHLLQRDVVNQAELKAVLHTFHSMNKVLRIYSEPKEELLDDEIEQLIAERVEARKTKNWGRADEIRDLLAVKGIVLEDTAQGMRWRRK
- a CDS encoding Mini-ribonuclease 3, encoding MSDKPLNTGASEGAGNWFPYPASKPARLMPPIALAYIGDAVYEVAVRQYLLAQPNLRPNHLHRRATGLVSAKAQSRMLVLLETVLTEEERDIVRQGRNAKSGSLPKNADVLEYRHATALEGLFGFLYCDGRLDRMRELITYGIAQMENTEKS
- the cysE gene encoding serine O-acetyltransferase, whose product is MFRHIKSDIQTVLDNDPAARSKLEVIFTYSGVHALWAHRIAHWFYLRKWCTLARFISQVSRFMTGIEIHPGARIGDRLFIDHGMGVVIGETCEIGDDVVLYQGVTLGGTGKEKGKRHPTIGNNVVIGSGAKILGSFTIGAQSNIGSNSVVLKEVPPNSTVVGIPGRVVRQDGRRPDRLSHQLPDPVVDSIRELQLEIERLRVELSDLRDERSAQKHQVAQENKLQG